The region GGAAGCAGGAGTGATAGAACGCGAAGTCGTCAACGACGGCCAGTGGGTCGCGTTGACCGACGCCGGCAAAGCTCGCCTTCGCGGGGAGTACGCCGATTACCGCCGCCTCTTCGATGAGGGGGCCGAACTCACCCTAACCGGGGCTGTCACCGGCGGGATGGGCGAGGGTCGGCACTACATCTCGCTGCCGGGCTACAAGCGCCAGTTCATCGACCGGCTGGGCTACGAGCCGTATCCGGGCACGCTGAACGTCGAACTCGACGAGCGAAGCGTCCGGGTTCGGGCCGAACTCGCCGCCGTCGAACCGCTCTCAATCGATGCCTGGGAGGACGAGGGCCGCACGTACGGCTCGGCGTCGTGTTACGTCGCCACCGTCGAGGGGAACCACCGGACGTTCGATCCGGTTCACGTCATCGTCCCCGACCGAACCCACCATGACGAGGACCAGATTGAACTCATTGCCCCCGAGATGCTGCGCGACGAGCTCGGGCTGGGCGACGGTGACGAACTGACGGTCCGCATCGAGGACCGATGAGCTCCGGACGCAACGCCATCGACGCCGTGGAGGCCGCGATCGCGGCGTTTGGCCGTGACGAGCCCGTCCTGGTCCACGACGCCGCCGACCGAGAGGGAGAAGTGGACATTATCTACCCCGCGACGGCGGCTGACGCCGACGCGATGACGCGGCTGCGCAACGACGCTGGCGGACTGATCTGTGTGGCGGTGACCGATGCCGTCGCCGAGGCCTGGGACCTGCCGTTCCTCTCGGACGCGCTGGGCCACCCCGCGACCGAGAGCGACCACCTGGCGTACGACGCCCGTTCCTCGTTCTCGCTGCCGGTGAACCACCGCGAAACGTTCACCGGCATCACGGACGACGACCGCTCGCTGACGGCCGTAGAGCTGGGCCGGGCCGCGGCTGCGACGCTGGCAGGAGCGTTCGATGCCGAGGCGTTCGCGGAGACGTTCCGCTCGCCCGGACACATCAATCTGCTGCGTGGCGCGCCCAGCGGATTGGCGGACCGACAGGGTCACACGGAGCTCGGACTGGCGCTGGCGGACGCGGCCGGACAGCCGCCCGCAGTTGTGGTCTGTGAGATGCTGGACGACGAGACTGGCGGGGCGCTCACCCCGTCTTCTGCACGAGCGTACGCGGAGCGCAACGGACTGACCTACGTCGAGGGTCGGGACCTGCTGACCCGCCTCGACTGAGCTTCTGGCGAATTTAAGACCCTCCCCGACGCAGATGAAGTATGAGCGTCTTCGAAGAGATGGCCAAGGACGGCACCATCTGGATGAACGGCGAGTACGTCGACTGGGAGGACGCGACCGTCCACGTCCTGAGCCACGCGATGCACTACGGCACCGGCGTGTTCGAGGGCGTGCGCGCCTACGACACCGAGGAGGGCACTGCGATCTTCCGCTGGGAGGACCATCTCGACCGCCTCTATGACTCCACGAAGCCCTACGACATGGAGATCGAGTTCACCCGTGAGGAGCTCACGGAAGCCACGCTCGAGGTGCTGCAGCGCAACGACCTCGAGTCGGCCTACATCCGGCCGCTGGTCTACTACGGCTACGACTCACTCGGCGTCTCCCCCGGTGACTGCCCGACGGACGTGACCATCGCCGCATGGCCGTGGGGCGCGTATCTCGGTGAGGAGGCGCTCAAGAACGGCATCAAGGTGAAGATCTCCTCCTGGCGCAAGCACGCCTCGAGCCAGATTCCGACCAATGCCAAGACCACGGGGCTCTACGTCAACAGCATGCTCGCGGGCGAGGAAGCCCGCCGCAACGGCTTCGCGGAAGCCATTGTCCTGAACAAGGAAGGCAACGTCGCGGAAGGCCCCGGCGAGAACATCTTCCTCGTGCGCGACGGCGAAATCTTCACGCCCGGCCTGAGCGAGTCTATCCTCGACGGCATCACGCGTGACACCCTTATCACGCTGGCCGAGGAGCGCGGCTACACCGTCCACGACAACGTGAGCATCTCCCGTGGCGAACTCAACACCGCCGACGAGCTGTTCTTCACCGGCTCCGCCGCGGAGGTCACGCCCATCCGGCAGGTCGACAACGTCGAAATCGGCAACGGCAGCCGTGGCCCCGTGACCGAGGAGCTGCAGACGGCCTTCTTCGACCTCGTGAACCGGGAGACGCTGGACCACGACGAGTGGTTCACCTACGTCTGAAACGGCCACCCGACTCCCTCTCGGCCCCGTTCCTTGTGGCGAACTGACCACAAGAGCGACGCGTTTTTACTGATCGGCCAATACAACCGATAGGAGTATCATGGTAAAAGCAACCACTCGGCGTGATTTGTTGAAACTTACCGGTGCGGCCGGAATTACTGGACTGGCTGGCTGTACGAGCGGTGGCGGTGGGAGCGACGACGACACCATCACGCTCGGCGGTTCGATGAGCCTCTCCGGGGACAACGCCGACCTCGGGAAGCTCTACAAGGACGCCTACGAGCTGACCATCCAGAAAATCAACGACGCCGGCGGCATCGAGGCGGGCGACGGCAACACGTACGAACTGGAGATGATTCTCCGGGACGACGAGACCGACGCCTCGAAATCCAAGTCCATCTATCAGCAGCTGATCGACCAGGAGGGTGTGGACTTCCTGGTCGGCCCCTACTCGAGCAGCGTGACGCTGCCGGCGTCGGCGGTCGCTGCCAGCAACAAGAAGCCGATGGTCGAGGGCGGCGGTGCCAGCCCCGAGATTTTCGCCCAGGGTAACAAGTGGATTTTCGGGCTCCTGCCAACTGCGAACAAGTACGCGCTATCGGGCATCGACATGGCGGCGGCCCAGTCCCCGACACCCTCGAAGGCGGCGCTGCTCGCCGAGGACGACACTTTCAGCCAGTCGACCGCGAAGGGCGCACGCGCGAAGATGAAAGACGCCGGCCTCGAAATCGCCGTCGACGAGACGTTCCCCTCGAGCACCTCCGACCTCTCGACGCTGTTGGGGAAAGTGCGCGACGCCGGGGCAGACGTGCTGCTCCTCGCCGCCCATCAGAAACACGCCATCGTGATGGCCAAGCAGATGGAGAGCCAGAACGTCAACGTCGACATGGCGATGGCGACCGTCGGGTCGCTGAACCAGTCGTTCAAGGACGAGGCGGGCGCGAACGGTGACTACGTCTACGGCCCCTCCTCGTGGGCCATCAACGCGGATTTCGAGGACTCGGTCTACGGCTCGACCAGCGGGTTCGCCTCGGCCATCGAGAGCGAGTACGGCTACAAGCCCGACTACCACTCAGCGGCCGG is a window of halophilic archaeon DL31 DNA encoding:
- a CDS encoding Extracellular ligand-binding receptor (PFAM: Extracellular ligand-binding receptor~KEGG: hwa:HQ3182A ABC-type branched-chain amino acid transport systems, substrate-binding protein); translated protein: MVKATTRRDLLKLTGAAGITGLAGCTSGGGGSDDDTITLGGSMSLSGDNADLGKLYKDAYELTIQKINDAGGIEAGDGNTYELEMILRDDETDASKSKSIYQQLIDQEGVDFLVGPYSSSVTLPASAVAASNKKPMVEGGGASPEIFAQGNKWIFGLLPTANKYALSGIDMAAAQSPTPSKAALLAEDDTFSQSTAKGARAKMKDAGLEIAVDETFPSSTSDLSTLLGKVRDAGADVLLLAAHQKHAIVMAKQMESQNVNVDMAMATVGSLNQSFKDEAGANGDYVYGPSSWAINADFEDSVYGSTSGFASAIESEYGYKPDYHSAAGESVILTYKNAFEAVDELTPTKVRDSIRSTSFTSAYGNIAFDQKGIIDKKMLVYQWQPDSGKQIVWPEAVQQSEPTYPMPTWDER
- a CDS encoding branched-chain amino acid aminotransferase (TIGRFAM: Branched-chain amino acid aminotransferase I~KEGG: hbo:Hbor_28430 branched chain amino acid aminotransferase apoenzyme~PFAM: Aminotransferase, class IV), translated to MSVFEEMAKDGTIWMNGEYVDWEDATVHVLSHAMHYGTGVFEGVRAYDTEEGTAIFRWEDHLDRLYDSTKPYDMEIEFTREELTEATLEVLQRNDLESAYIRPLVYYGYDSLGVSPGDCPTDVTIAAWPWGAYLGEEALKNGIKVKISSWRKHASSQIPTNAKTTGLYVNSMLAGEEARRNGFAEAIVLNKEGNVAEGPGENIFLVRDGEIFTPGLSESILDGITRDTLITLAEERGYTVHDNVSISRGELNTADELFFTGSAAEVTPIRQVDNVEIGNGSRGPVTEELQTAFFDLVNRETLDHDEWFTYV
- a CDS encoding Riboflavin kinase (HAMAP: Riboflavin kinase~KEGG: hla:Hlac_0355 protein of unknown function DUF120~PFAM: Riboflavin kinase, CTP-dependent, archaeal); the encoded protein is MQGTMAAVDADGLAALKTVALEGGLAGDVKVSCASLGERLDASSQTASRRLQRLEEAGVIEREVVNDGQWVALTDAGKARLRGEYADYRRLFDEGAELTLTGAVTGGMGEGRHYISLPGYKRQFIDRLGYEPYPGTLNVELDERSVRVRAELAAVEPLSIDAWEDEGRTYGSASCYVATVEGNHRTFDPVHVIVPDRTHHDEDQIELIAPEMLRDELGLGDGDELTVRIEDR
- a CDS encoding 3,4-dihydroxy-2-butanone 4-phosphate synthase (KEGG: hmu:Hmuk_1111 3,4-dihydroxy-2-butanone 4-phosphate synthase~TIGRFAM: DHBP synthase RibB~PFAM: DHBP synthase RibB), which codes for MSSGRNAIDAVEAAIAAFGRDEPVLVHDAADREGEVDIIYPATAADADAMTRLRNDAGGLICVAVTDAVAEAWDLPFLSDALGHPATESDHLAYDARSSFSLPVNHRETFTGITDDDRSLTAVELGRAAAATLAGAFDAEAFAETFRSPGHINLLRGAPSGLADRQGHTELGLALADAAGQPPAVVVCEMLDDETGGALTPSSARAYAERNGLTYVEGRDLLTRLD